CGCCTCGCCCTCGACGACCAGCAGTTTCTCGATGCGGTGGCGTTTGAAGATCTCCTGCGCTTCCTCCAGCGTGGTGCCCACCGGGACGGTCACGAGGTTCTGGCTGGTCATGACGTCCCGGACGGGGGTGCTCAGGTCGTCCACGAAGCGCATGTCGCGGTTGGTGATGATGCCCAGCAGTTTGCCCTGCGGGTCGGTGATGGGCACGCCGCTGATGCGGTACTCGCCCATCATGCGGTCGGCCTCGCCGACGGTGGCGTGCGGCGGGAGGGTGATCGGGTCGACGATCATGCCGCTCTCGCTGCGCTTGACCTTGCGGACCATCTCGGCCTGCGCGTCGATGGGCATGTTCTTGTGGATCACGCCGATGCCGCCCTCGCGGGCCATGGCGACCGCCATGTTCGTCTCGGTGACGGTGTCCATCGCGGCGGACACGAACGGGATGTTCAGGCGGACTCGGCGGGTGAGCTGCGCGCCCAGGTCCACCTCGTGCGGCAGCACCTGCGAGTGGCGGGGCTGCAGCAGCACGTCGTCGAAGGTGATGCCGTCCTGGCCGAACTTGTAGCTGAAACGGTCCTGCGTGTCTGCGGGGGCGGGCGTGGCGGGCGCACTCATGTTGGCGAGTGTAAGCCTTCACGCCGGGCCGCAAGGTGACCGTGTCCATGCCACCTGACCGCCCGCGCCCGCCCCGGCCCCCTTGCACGCCTGTCGGGTGCGTGCTACATTCCCTCTCGCCTCATGGGGTCGTAGCTCAGCTGGGAGAGCGCGTCGTTCGCAATGACGAGGTCAGGGGTTCGATCCCCCTCGACTCCACCACGAAGAAGTCCACCGGAAACGGTGGGCTTTTTGCTGTGCCGCGCCGCTGCCGGAGGGTCACGGTCGGCGGCGTGGGCGCGGCGTGCAGGAAGAGTCGCAGCCCGTGATCGTCGCCGCATGCAGAGGGCTTGAGGGTCTCCCCGGTGCCTCTGCAGCGAGTGAAGCGAGCAGCTGAAAACCGACCTGAATGCCCCGGTCAGTCCCGGATGAGTCGGGACGCGCAGGAGAGGTACGCGCGCCAGGGCTCCAGCGCGCCCATCACCGGGCGGGGTGGGCGGTGCAGGGTCACGAGGCCCTCGCGGTAGGTGGGGCCGTGGCGGGCGGCGATCCAGGTTTCGTGGGCGTGCAGCGCGGCGCGCAGGTGCAGGCGGCCCTCGGTGGCGGGCACGGTGCGGCCACCGCGCGTGAAGGTCTGGGTGCGGCGGTTGAAGTGCAGCAACTCGCCGGGCAGCAGCAGGGTCAGTCCGGCGGAGTGCAGGCTGAGGCCGTCCAGGGTGTAGCGGCTGCTGCCGTGCGGGGTGGGGGTCTTGCAGAAGCCGCGCAGGGTCAGGTCGCCCTGGCGGGCGTCGAGGCCCAGGAACCAGAACTGGGCGGTCAGCGGGCAGCGTCTAAGGGTGTGGAACCTTGCCATATTATTGATAATAGAATATCGTTATCAGGCTATGTTCACTCCTGAGTCACTTTCCGTTCCCATCACCGTCCTGTGCGGCTTTCTCGGCGCCGGGAAGACCACCCTCCTGAACCACCTGCTGACGCAGACGAACGGTCAACGCGTCGCCGTGATCGTGAACGAATTCGGCGCCGTGAACATCGACGCCAGCCTCGTCGTGAAGACCGACGAGCAGACCATCGAACTCAGCAACGGCTGCATCTGCTGCACGCTGCGCGGCGACCTGCTGCACGCCGTGAACGACCTGCTGGCCACGCGCGACCTGGACGCCATCCTGATCGAATCGACCGGCATCGGCGAACCCCTGCCCATCGCGCAGAGCTTCTGCCTGACGCCCGAAGAACTGGAGATCGAACCCGAGGAAGGCCAGCCCGCCATCCCCGACCTGCTGGGCCGCGTGCACGTGGACGCCATGATCACCGTCGTGGACAGCGCCCAGTTCTTCCCGCTCTGGAACCGCCAGGACACCATCCCCGGCGACGACTTCGAACGCGGCTTCGGGGAACTGCTGGCCGAACAGCTGGAATTCGCGGACATCGTCGTGCTGAACAAACTCGACCTGGCCGCGCCCGACGACGTGCGGCAACTGCGCGACCTGATCCGCATCACCAACCCCCGCGCCCGCGTGCTGGAAGCCACGCGCGGCGTTCTGCCCGCCGAGGCACTCCTGAACACTGGCCTGTTCGACTTCGACCACTCCAGCCAGCTCGACGCCTGGATGGCCGAACTGGAAAAAGAGCACACCCCGGAATCCGAGACCTACGGCCTGGGCACCCACATCTTCCGCAGTGAGCAGCCCTTCGACCCCGACATGCTGAACGAGGCGCTGACGCTGGGCCTGCCGCGCAACGTGATCCGCAGCAAAGGCTGGGTGAATCTGGGCAATGGCGTGGCGACCCTCTGGAACCACACCGGGCGGCAACTGGCGCTGGAGACGGCGGGCGAGTGGCTGAGCCCGGACGAGGCCTTCAGCGAACTGGTGTTCATCGGGCACGACCTCGACCCGGACGCGCTGGATCAACTGCTGAACCGCGCGTTGCGCGCCTGACCGCACCTGCGGAACGTGCGCCGGTGAACCTTCCCCCCACCCCCAATTGTGATAAGGAGAAATCAATATGAGTCGTGAATGCTACCTGACCGGCAAGAAGAACCTCGTGGTGAACAGCGTCACCCGGCGCGGCAAGGCCCGCGCACAGGGCGGCGTGGGCCGCAAGGTCACCGGCGTGACCAGACGCGTGCAGCGCGCCAACCTCCACAAGCGTGCCATCCGCGAGGGCGGCGTCACGAAGACCGTCTGGCTCAGCGCGAACGCCCTGCGCACCCTCAGCCGCGGCCCGTACCAGGGCATCGAACTGCTGTGACGCGCCCCCACCTCCTCCTGCCCGCGCTGCTGCTCGCCGCGTGCGCCGCACCCACGGCGCAGGCCGCGCCCCTGCAGGTCAGCGCGACCACCACGATCATCGCGGACTTCGTGAAGGCCGTCGGCGGCACCCGCGTCAGCGTGAACGTCATCGTGCCGCCCGGCGGGGACACCCACACCTTCCAGCCCAGCACCGGCGCGATCCGCGAACTCGCCCGCAGCCGCACCCTGTTCGCGAACGGCGCGGGCCTGGAACCCTGGCTGCCCAAACTGAAGGCCAGCGCGCCCAAAGTGCCCGTGCAGGAACTCACGGCGGGCCTGAAACTCCATGCCGCCGATGAAGGCGAGGACCACGCGGACGCCGGGCACGACGCGCACGACGACCATGGTGCGCTCGACCCGCACGCGTGGTGGGACGCCACCCTGGCCGCCGGGTACGTGAAGAACACCCAGGCGGCCCTGACCCGCCTCGACCCCGCCGGGAAGGCCACGTACGCGAAGAACGCCGCCGCGCACCTGAAAGCCATCAGCGCCGCCGACGCCTACGCGAAGAAACAGTTCGCCACGGTCCCCGCCGCGCAGCGCGTCCTCGTGACCAACCACGACAGCCTCCACTACCTCGCCGAGCGGTACGGGCTGCGCCTGATCGGCGCCGTCATTCCGGGCCTGAGCACCGAACGGGAACCCAGCGCCCGCGAACTCGCCACCCTGACCCAGACCATGAAGAAGGCCGGGGCGAAGGTCATCTTCACGGAGAACACCGTGAACGCCCGCCTCGCCCAGACGCTCGCCCGCGAAACCGGCGCCCGCATCGCCCCCGCGCTGTACACCGACGCCCTGGGACCCAAAGGCAGCGGCGGCGAGACGTACCTCAAGGCGTTCCGGACGAACGTGGACATCATGGTGAAAGCGCTGAAAACGCGCTGAGGCAGGAGGGAGTGGGTTGTGGGTCGTAGGAAGTGGGTTGTGGGGATGGTCTGCCTGAGGCGATAACGTTCCGGGCAGGCCGGGTCGGATAGACCGAACCCGCTCGCTCCCACTGCCCACAACCCATTTTTGATTCTGCGCTCGCAACATCACCGCGTGGGGAGGTATGCTGGTCTGATGCTGGGCGTCGAGAACCTGACAGTCAAATACGGCCCGCAGACGGCCCTGGAGAACGCCAGCGTCCGCTTCGAGGCTGGAACGTTCAGCGCGATCATCGGCCCGAACGGCGCGGGCAAGAGCACCCTCCTGAAGACCCTGGTGGGCCTGCTGCCCGACCACGCGGACGCCGTGCGCTTCGACCCCGGCCACAGCGCCCGCTCGTGCATCAGTTACGTGCCGCAGCAGCAGACGCTCGACTGGGCCTTTCCCGTGACCGTGTGGGACGCCGCCATGATGGGCCGCACCGGCCGCCTGGGCTGGCTGCGCTGGCCCGGCCGCAAGGACCGGCAGATCGTGGAGGACGCCCTGAAGGAAACCGGCGTGTACGACCTGCGCGGCCGGCACATCGGGGCGCTGTCCGGCGGGCAGCGGCAGCGGGTGCTGCTGGCCCGCATGCTGGCCCGCCAGGGGCACCTGCTGCTGCTGGACGAACCCCTGACCGGCGTGGACGCCGCCACCCAGGAAACCCTGATGGCCCTCCTGCGAAGGCAGGCTGACAAGGGCCGCGCCGTCGTGATGGTCACGCACGACCTCGAACAGGCGCGGCGCTGGTGCGACCACCTCGTGCTCGTGAACCGCCGCGTGATCGCCGACGGCACGCCCGAACAGGTGTACACCACGCAGAACATCGAGGCGACGTTCAGCACCAGCTTCCTGGGCCACACGCACGCCGAGGCGTGAGGTCGACGGGCGATGGTTGAAAGATGATGGATGACACACCCGGCCTGACCACCTTCCCGCACCTCCGAGGCTTCCCTTGCACCTGCTGACCGACCCCCTGCAATTCGACTTCTTCACCCGCGCGCTGCTCGCCGTGGTGCTCGTCAGCGTC
This region of Deinococcus sp. JMULE3 genomic DNA includes:
- a CDS encoding metal ABC transporter ATP-binding protein, with amino-acid sequence MLGVENLTVKYGPQTALENASVRFEAGTFSAIIGPNGAGKSTLLKTLVGLLPDHADAVRFDPGHSARSCISYVPQQQTLDWAFPVTVWDAAMMGRTGRLGWLRWPGRKDRQIVEDALKETGVYDLRGRHIGALSGGQRQRVLLARMLARQGHLLLLDEPLTGVDAATQETLMALLRRQADKGRAVVMVTHDLEQARRWCDHLVLVNRRVIADGTPEQVYTTQNIEATFSTSFLGHTHAEA
- a CDS encoding GTP-binding protein, yielding MFTPESLSVPITVLCGFLGAGKTTLLNHLLTQTNGQRVAVIVNEFGAVNIDASLVVKTDEQTIELSNGCICCTLRGDLLHAVNDLLATRDLDAILIESTGIGEPLPIAQSFCLTPEELEIEPEEGQPAIPDLLGRVHVDAMITVVDSAQFFPLWNRQDTIPGDDFERGFGELLAEQLEFADIVVLNKLDLAAPDDVRQLRDLIRITNPRARVLEATRGVLPAEALLNTGLFDFDHSSQLDAWMAELEKEHTPESETYGLGTHIFRSEQPFDPDMLNEALTLGLPRNVIRSKGWVNLGNGVATLWNHTGRQLALETAGEWLSPDEAFSELVFIGHDLDPDALDQLLNRALRA
- the rpmB gene encoding 50S ribosomal protein L28 — its product is MSRECYLTGKKNLVVNSVTRRGKARAQGGVGRKVTGVTRRVQRANLHKRAIREGGVTKTVWLSANALRTLSRGPYQGIELL
- a CDS encoding metal ABC transporter solute-binding protein, Zn/Mn family, with translation MTRPHLLLPALLLAACAAPTAQAAPLQVSATTTIIADFVKAVGGTRVSVNVIVPPGGDTHTFQPSTGAIRELARSRTLFANGAGLEPWLPKLKASAPKVPVQELTAGLKLHAADEGEDHADAGHDAHDDHGALDPHAWWDATLAAGYVKNTQAALTRLDPAGKATYAKNAAAHLKAISAADAYAKKQFATVPAAQRVLVTNHDSLHYLAERYGLRLIGAVIPGLSTEREPSARELATLTQTMKKAGAKVIFTENTVNARLAQTLARETGARIAPALYTDALGPKGSGGETYLKAFRTNVDIMVKALKTR